One genomic region from Calypte anna isolate BGI_N300 chromosome 8, bCalAnn1_v1.p, whole genome shotgun sequence encodes:
- the SERPINC1 gene encoding antithrombin-III isoform X1: protein MHLFVLCLFSVWGLGAPEHYLVDDICTAKPRDIPVNPICIYRNPEKKPQEGEGQEPEKGKLPSSTNPRVWELSRANSRFAIVFYKYLSDSKDNGENIFMSPLSISTAFAMTKLGACGSTLQQLMEVFRFDTISEKTSDQIHFFFAKLNCRLYKKANKSSELVSANRLFGEKSLVFNETYQNISEIVYGAKLWPLNFKEKPELSRKIINDWVANKTEKRITEVIPEGGIDDLTVLILVNTIYFKGHWKSQFPAPNTKLDSFHKANGETCQVPIMYQESKFHYASIPQDKVQVLELPYKGDDITMVLVLPNVGTPLVDVERDLTSEKLQGWIDSMRELSLFVYLPRFRVEDSFSVKEKLRKMGLEDLFSPENARLPGIIAEGRTDLYVSEAFHKAFLEVNEEGSEASAATAVVISGRSFPMNRVIFNANRPFLLFIREAALNTIIFMGRIADPCCVNLGRGHLTCSILHSKLNFFLWHPNMSPASLSSLHPVFLLDLKL, encoded by the exons ATGCATCTTTTTGTGCTGTGTCTCTTCAGTGTCTGGGGTCTGGGTGCCCCTGAGCACTACCTTGTGGATGACATCTGCACAGCAAAGCCCCGGGACATCCCTGTGAATCCCATCTGCATCTACCGCAACCCCGAGAAGAAGCCCCAGGAAGGAGAGGGGCAAGAGCCAGAGAAAGGGAAACTCCCCAGCTCTACCAATCCCCGGGTCTGGGAGCTCTCCAGGGCTAATTCACGCTTTGCTATTGTCTTCTACAAGTACCTGTCTGATTCCAAGGACAACggggaaaacattttcatgtcCCCCCTCAGCATTTCTACAGCCTTTGCCATGACCAAGCTTGGGGCTTGTGGTAGCACTCTGCAGCAGCTCATGGAG GTCTTTCGATTTGACACGATTTCAGAGAAGACCTCTGATCAAATCCACTTCTTCTTTGCTAAGCTGAACTGCCGCCTGTACAAGAAAGCCAACAAATCCTCAGAGCTGGTGTCAGCCAACCGCCTCTTTGGGGAGAAATCCTTGGTCTTCAACGAGACTTACCAGAACATTAGTGAAATAGTTTATGGAGCAAAACTCTGGCCCTTGAACTTCAAA GAGAAGCCAGAGCTTTCCAGGAAGATTATTAATGACTGGGTGGCTAATAAGACAGAGAAGCGCATTACAGAAGTGATCCCAGAAGGAGGTATCGACGATCTCACTGTCTTGATCCTGGTCAACACCATTTATTTTAAG GGTCACTGGAAATCCCAGTTCCCAGCTCCAAACACAAAACTGGATTCCTTTCATAAAGCAAACGGTGAGACCTGCCAGGTCCCAATTATGTACCAAGAGTCCAAATTCCATTATGCATCCATCCCTCAGGACAAAGTCCAGGTGCTGGAGTTGCCTTACAAGGGGGATGATATCACAATGGTGCTGGTCCTGCCCAATGTTGGGACCCCACTGGTGGACGTGGAACGAGACCTGACATCGGAGAAGCTGCAGGGCTGGATTGACTCCATGAGGGAGCTTTCCCTCTTCGTGTACCTCCCTCGCTTCCGTGTGGAGGACAGCTTCAGTGtcaaggaaaagctgagaaaaatggGACTGGAAGATCTCTTCAGTCCAGAAAACGCCAGGCTCCCAG GTATCATTGCTGAGGGCCGTACAGACCTGTATGTTTCTGAGGCTTTCCACAAAGCCTTCCTTGAG GTGAATGAAGAAGGCAGTGAGGCATCAGCTGCTACAGCTGTCGTCATCTCCGGCCGTTCCTTCCCCATGAACAGAGTCATCTTCAATGCCAACAGACCCTTCTTGCTCTTCATCCGGGAAGCTGCCCTCAACACCATTATTTTCATGGGCAGAATAGCTGA TCCTTGCTGTGTAAACCTGGGCAGAGGGCACCTCACTTGCTCCATCCTTCATTCCAAGTTGAATTTCTTTTTGTGGCACCCTAACATGAGTCCAGCATCGCTGTCATCCTTACATCCAGTCTTCCTTCTAGACCTCAAACTGTAA
- the SERPINC1 gene encoding antithrombin-III isoform X2, translating into MHLFVLCLFSVWGLGAPEHYLVDDICTAKPRDIPVNPICIYRNPEKKPQEGEGQEPEKGKLPSSTNPRVWELSRANSRFAIVFYKYLSDSKDNGENIFMSPLSISTAFAMTKLGACGSTLQQLMEVFRFDTISEKTSDQIHFFFAKLNCRLYKKANKSSELVSANRLFGEKSLVFNETYQNISEIVYGAKLWPLNFKEKPELSRKIINDWVANKTEKRITEVIPEGGIDDLTVLILVNTIYFKGHWKSQFPAPNTKLDSFHKANGETCQVPIMYQESKFHYASIPQDKVQVLELPYKGDDITMVLVLPNVGTPLVDVERDLTSEKLQGWIDSMRELSLFVYLPRFRVEDSFSVKEKLRKMGLEDLFSPENARLPGIIAEGRTDLYVSEAFHKAFLEVNEEGSEASAATAVVISGRSFPMNRVIFNANRPFLLFIREAALNTIIFMGRIADPCF; encoded by the exons ATGCATCTTTTTGTGCTGTGTCTCTTCAGTGTCTGGGGTCTGGGTGCCCCTGAGCACTACCTTGTGGATGACATCTGCACAGCAAAGCCCCGGGACATCCCTGTGAATCCCATCTGCATCTACCGCAACCCCGAGAAGAAGCCCCAGGAAGGAGAGGGGCAAGAGCCAGAGAAAGGGAAACTCCCCAGCTCTACCAATCCCCGGGTCTGGGAGCTCTCCAGGGCTAATTCACGCTTTGCTATTGTCTTCTACAAGTACCTGTCTGATTCCAAGGACAACggggaaaacattttcatgtcCCCCCTCAGCATTTCTACAGCCTTTGCCATGACCAAGCTTGGGGCTTGTGGTAGCACTCTGCAGCAGCTCATGGAG GTCTTTCGATTTGACACGATTTCAGAGAAGACCTCTGATCAAATCCACTTCTTCTTTGCTAAGCTGAACTGCCGCCTGTACAAGAAAGCCAACAAATCCTCAGAGCTGGTGTCAGCCAACCGCCTCTTTGGGGAGAAATCCTTGGTCTTCAACGAGACTTACCAGAACATTAGTGAAATAGTTTATGGAGCAAAACTCTGGCCCTTGAACTTCAAA GAGAAGCCAGAGCTTTCCAGGAAGATTATTAATGACTGGGTGGCTAATAAGACAGAGAAGCGCATTACAGAAGTGATCCCAGAAGGAGGTATCGACGATCTCACTGTCTTGATCCTGGTCAACACCATTTATTTTAAG GGTCACTGGAAATCCCAGTTCCCAGCTCCAAACACAAAACTGGATTCCTTTCATAAAGCAAACGGTGAGACCTGCCAGGTCCCAATTATGTACCAAGAGTCCAAATTCCATTATGCATCCATCCCTCAGGACAAAGTCCAGGTGCTGGAGTTGCCTTACAAGGGGGATGATATCACAATGGTGCTGGTCCTGCCCAATGTTGGGACCCCACTGGTGGACGTGGAACGAGACCTGACATCGGAGAAGCTGCAGGGCTGGATTGACTCCATGAGGGAGCTTTCCCTCTTCGTGTACCTCCCTCGCTTCCGTGTGGAGGACAGCTTCAGTGtcaaggaaaagctgagaaaaatggGACTGGAAGATCTCTTCAGTCCAGAAAACGCCAGGCTCCCAG GTATCATTGCTGAGGGCCGTACAGACCTGTATGTTTCTGAGGCTTTCCACAAAGCCTTCCTTGAG GTGAATGAAGAAGGCAGTGAGGCATCAGCTGCTACAGCTGTCGTCATCTCCGGCCGTTCCTTCCCCATGAACAGAGTCATCTTCAATGCCAACAGACCCTTCTTGCTCTTCATCCGGGAAGCTGCCCTCAACACCATTATTTTCATGGGCAGAATAGCTGATCCTTGCTTCTAA